Proteins found in one Hevea brasiliensis isolate MT/VB/25A 57/8 chromosome 18, ASM3005281v1, whole genome shotgun sequence genomic segment:
- the LOC110649023 gene encoding phenylcoumaran benzylic ether reductase Betv6-like, with the protein MAEKSKILVIGGTGYIGKFIVEASAKLGHPTFAFVRESTVSSNPEKSKLIESFKSSGVTLIYAYIHDHESLVKAITQVDVVISTVAALQVPDQVKIIAAIKEAGNVKRFVPSEFGTDVDRTHAVEPAASIFGLKAKIRRATEAEEIPYTYIVSNGFAGYFLPTLGQPNAQVPPRDKVVILGDGNPKAIFVAEEDIATYTIKAVDDPRTLNKILYMRPPANILSFNEIVALWEKKIVKTREKIYVPEAQLLKNIGEAPPPMNLILALCHSALVKGDATNFEIEASFAVEASEIYPEVKYITIDQFLDKFA; encoded by the exons ATGGCTGAAAAAAGCAAGATTTTGGTGATTGGAGGGACTGGATATATAGGAAAATTCATAGTAGAGGCAAGTGCCAAATTGGGTCACCCCACTTTTGCATTTGTAAGAGAAAGCACGGTTTCATCAAATCCTGAAAAGTCCAAACTCATTGAGAGTTTCAAGAGCTCTGGAGTAACGTTGATCTATGCAT ATATCCATGATCATGAGAGCCTGGTGAAGGCGATCACGCAAGTGGATGTTGTGATCTCCACAGTGGCTGCTTTGCAGGTGCCTGATCAAGTCAAGATTATTGCTGCAATTAAAGAAGCTGGAAATGTCAAG AGATTCGTTCCATCAGAATTTGGCACAGACGTTGATAGAACCCATGCAGTGGAACCTGCTGCAAGCATTTTCGGGCTCAAGGCTAAGATCCGGAGAGCCACTGAGGCTGAGGAGATCCCCTACACTTACATTGTGTCCAATGGCTTCGCTGGATACTTCTTGCCTACTTTGGGACAGCCAAATGCTCAAGTTCCTCCTAGAGACAAGGTTGTCATCCTGGGAGATGGAAATCCCAAAG CAATTTTCGTCGCAGAGGAAGATATAGCAACTTACACTATAAAGGCAGTGGATGACCCAAGAACCTTGAACAAGATCTTGTATATGAGACCCCCAGCTAATATTTTATCCTTCAATGAGATCGTTGCCCTATGGGAGAAGAAGATTGTCAAGACCCGGGAAAAGATCTATGTTCCAGAAGCCCAACTGCTCAAGAACATTGGAG AGGCTCCTCCTCCCATGAATTTAATTTTGGCCCTCTGCCACTCTGCTTTAGTGAAGGGAGATGCTACAAACTTTGAGATAGAGGCCTCTTTTGCGGTGGAGGCTTCTGAGATTTATCCTGAGGTTAAATACATTACGATTGATCAATTCCTTGATAAGTTTGCTTAA